One window of Phycisphaeraceae bacterium genomic DNA carries:
- a CDS encoding PhoH family protein, which produces MLREALGVSITSRDSTVYVRGDRSPVSIARRVLEKLGEMNGESSALSRQEVLNLISDETVAEDRRAKSGSNGTLDDPTVAGPSLEEWDGRLAVFSAGRPVRPKTSNQQAYVEAIRDHDLVFCVGPAGTGKTYLAVAAAVHLLKTDRCRKLILVRPAVEAGEKLGYLPGDLQAKVNPYLRPLLDALHDMMDFGTIQRFMASDVIEVVPLAYMRGRTLNNAVIILDEAQNTTKGQMKMFLTRLGHGSKMIVTGDTTQIDLPDPRESGLIDAARRLSRTPGIGFSQLTKLDVVRHPIVQRIIEAYGDDAAGSAAHLNGEKA; this is translated from the coding sequence ATGCTCCGAGAAGCGCTCGGAGTAAGCATCACGTCGCGCGACTCGACGGTGTACGTTCGAGGAGATCGATCACCTGTTTCGATCGCCCGCCGCGTGCTGGAAAAGCTCGGGGAAATGAACGGCGAGAGTTCCGCCCTCAGCCGCCAGGAAGTTCTCAACCTGATTTCGGATGAAACGGTCGCAGAGGACCGCCGGGCCAAGTCCGGCTCGAACGGCACGCTCGACGACCCGACAGTCGCGGGACCCTCGCTCGAAGAGTGGGACGGACGGCTGGCCGTGTTCTCGGCGGGCCGACCCGTCAGACCAAAGACCTCCAACCAGCAGGCTTACGTCGAGGCAATCCGCGATCACGATCTGGTGTTCTGCGTGGGGCCGGCGGGAACGGGCAAGACATACCTGGCTGTGGCCGCCGCGGTCCATCTGCTCAAGACAGATCGCTGCCGCAAATTGATTCTGGTGCGCCCCGCCGTCGAGGCCGGCGAAAAACTCGGCTATTTGCCGGGGGATCTTCAGGCGAAGGTCAATCCCTACCTGCGTCCGCTGCTCGACGCGCTTCACGACATGATGGACTTCGGCACGATCCAGCGATTCATGGCGAGCGATGTCATCGAAGTCGTTCCCCTGGCATACATGCGCGGACGCACGCTGAACAACGCCGTGATCATTCTGGACGAGGCGCAGAACACGACCAAGGGACAAATGAAGATGTTCCTGACCCGGCTCGGCCATGGAAGCAAGATGATCGTGACCGGGGACACGACGCAGATCGACCTGCCCGATCCGCGCGAGAGCGGCCTGATCGATGCCGCACGGCGACTGTCGCGAACGCCGGGAATCGGGTTTTCGCAACTCACGAAGCTGGACGTCGTGCGCCATCCGATCGTTCAAAGGATCATCGAGGCGTACGGCGACGACGCCGCGGGTTCCGCGGCGCACCTGAACGGAGAGAAAGCCTGA
- a CDS encoding HDIG domain-containing protein: MPQDSGKPSSRAELIRQRHRASSRLLDSIGSALSPLFATPRITNAILVALCFVLVATALAVWARRQPMVAVNRVMNDTRLVRVPLAIEDLEATKTAREAARQRTPRIFAADMAALQELKSSLENLPRTLARVQSLDQVEPGIREQFALTADSLAAVKSEAVNGEPSAQWVAMVGELMKGLRGMPILDAGTWQRATQEGLHTQITLTFEEPTSKKTAIVEGVSRREVMNLGDPVHLRQTVNSLAREAGFSAAVRPVIVERIAQLTKPTFRLDGNATALAQDAAANAVKPVIAESPVGQVIFRRGDTLKESELSLFQAEMVAFERDAEKWRVWLRDGAIATIVTAITLAMIAYTALFAQRIRRSSGRIIGVCALLASALAIAVIGTALKPELAPTLSVLPTLMVAIVLCIAYDQRVALAFGVLQGLLVCLALNQSAGSYAVILLGVCCAVFMLKDLRDRATVIRMSLVTGLAVGLATALVGFIERPLGTAAIWQVTWDSITAGMATVALGGSLLFFLPTIERLFDITTGMTLIELRDPKQPLLRDMQMRAPGTYNHSLAVANIAESAADAIGANGLLAYVGALYHDIGKMNKPEYFVENQGGGPNKHDKLTPAMSLLVVVGHVKDGMEMARAFGIPRSIQHFIESHHGTTLVEFFYHRARKRALEQANREGLDEQDVHVPDEIEYRYPGPKPQTREAAILMICDAVESAARALSDPTPARLEALVQTIVNKRLLDGQFEDCEITLRDLSRIAESVARTLSGIHHTRIDYPEPAAVEPKTGTAKAV; encoded by the coding sequence ATGCCGCAGGATTCGGGAAAGCCGTCTTCCCGCGCCGAATTGATCCGGCAGCGCCACCGCGCCTCGTCGCGGCTGCTGGATTCCATCGGATCCGCGCTGTCTCCGCTGTTTGCGACGCCCCGCATCACCAACGCGATCCTCGTCGCGCTGTGCTTCGTGCTCGTTGCGACGGCGCTCGCGGTCTGGGCGCGCCGGCAGCCGATGGTCGCGGTCAACAGGGTGATGAACGACACGCGTCTCGTCCGCGTGCCGCTCGCGATCGAGGACCTCGAAGCGACCAAGACCGCGCGCGAAGCGGCGCGCCAGCGCACACCACGCATATTTGCGGCAGACATGGCGGCGCTGCAGGAACTCAAGAGCTCGCTGGAAAATCTGCCTCGCACGCTCGCGCGGGTGCAATCGCTCGATCAGGTCGAACCCGGGATCCGAGAGCAGTTCGCATTGACCGCGGATTCGCTCGCCGCGGTGAAGAGCGAGGCGGTCAACGGCGAGCCATCCGCCCAGTGGGTCGCGATGGTCGGCGAGCTGATGAAGGGTCTTCGCGGCATGCCCATTCTGGATGCGGGCACCTGGCAGCGCGCAACCCAGGAAGGGCTGCACACGCAGATCACGCTGACGTTTGAGGAGCCCACCTCGAAGAAAACGGCGATTGTCGAAGGCGTATCCCGACGCGAAGTCATGAACCTGGGCGACCCCGTTCACCTTCGCCAGACCGTCAACTCACTCGCGCGGGAAGCCGGTTTTTCCGCCGCCGTGCGCCCGGTCATCGTCGAGCGCATCGCCCAGCTGACAAAGCCGACCTTCCGCCTCGACGGCAACGCGACGGCGCTCGCGCAGGACGCCGCGGCGAACGCGGTCAAGCCGGTTATCGCAGAAAGCCCGGTCGGCCAGGTGATCTTCCGGCGGGGCGACACGCTCAAGGAGTCGGAACTCAGCCTGTTCCAAGCCGAGATGGTCGCGTTCGAGCGCGACGCCGAGAAATGGCGGGTCTGGCTGCGCGACGGCGCCATCGCCACCATCGTCACGGCGATCACGCTCGCGATGATCGCGTACACCGCGCTCTTTGCTCAGCGCATCCGCAGGAGCAGCGGCCGGATCATCGGTGTGTGCGCGCTGCTCGCATCCGCGCTCGCGATCGCCGTCATCGGCACGGCCCTCAAGCCCGAACTCGCCCCGACGCTTTCGGTTCTGCCGACGCTCATGGTGGCGATCGTGCTCTGTATCGCCTACGACCAGCGCGTCGCGCTCGCGTTCGGCGTGCTGCAGGGGCTGCTCGTTTGCCTCGCCCTCAACCAGAGCGCGGGCTCCTACGCCGTGATCCTGCTCGGCGTCTGCTGCGCCGTCTTCATGCTGAAGGACCTGCGCGATCGCGCCACCGTCATCCGCATGTCGCTCGTCACGGGGCTGGCCGTCGGCCTCGCGACCGCGCTGGTCGGGTTCATCGAGCGTCCGCTCGGCACCGCGGCGATCTGGCAGGTCACCTGGGACTCGATCACGGCCGGCATGGCCACGGTCGCGCTCGGTGGCTCGCTCCTCTTCTTCCTTCCGACAATCGAGCGCCTGTTCGATATCACGACAGGCATGACCCTCATCGAACTCCGCGACCCCAAGCAGCCCCTGCTGCGCGATATGCAGATGCGCGCCCCCGGCACCTACAACCACAGCCTCGCGGTCGCCAACATCGCCGAATCCGCCGCCGACGCGATCGGCGCCAACGGGCTCCTCGCCTATGTCGGCGCTCTCTACCACGACATCGGGAAGATGAACAAGCCCGAGTACTTCGTCGAGAATCAGGGAGGCGGACCCAACAAGCACGACAAGCTCACCCCGGCGATGAGCCTGCTCGTCGTCGTCGGTCACGTGAAAGACGGCATGGAAATGGCGCGCGCCTTCGGCATCCCCCGCTCCATCCAGCATTTCATCGAGAGCCATCACGGAACCACACTCGTCGAATTCTTCTATCACCGCGCCCGCAAGCGCGCGCTCGAACAGGCCAATCGCGAAGGGCTCGATGAACAGGACGTGCACGTCCCCGACGAGATCGAATACCGTTACCCGGGCCCCAAACCTCAGACGCGCGAGGCCGCGATCCTCATGATCTGCGACGCCGTCGAGAGCGCCGCACGCGCCCTCTCCGATCCCACCCCCGCCCGCCTCGAAGCACTCGTCCAGACCATCGTCAACAAGCGTCTGCTCGACGGACAGTTCGAAGATTGCGAGATCACACTCCGCGATCTCTCGCGCATCGCCGAGAGCGTCGCGCGCACCCTGTCCGGGATCCATCACACCCGGATCGATTACCCCGAGCCCGCGGCGGTCGAACCCAAGACCGGCACCGCCAAAGCAGTCTGA
- the pdxH gene encoding pyridoxamine 5'-phosphate oxidase, translating into MSEPIDIAAIFSPHNTLPDSLPADPWPLFRAWFDDAVANKVTPNPNAFTLACLDEGGALTARIVLCKKILDQGAIVFHTNYNSRKGRGLTKHPRAAAVFHWDALEKQVRIEGPVVKSPAEESDAYFKTRGWENRLGAWASDQSQPIASREELLFQIAGVMEKLGISIKDIMDKGDAVEIPRPPHWGGWRLWAERVELWLGGPGRVHDRAEWTRTIEPSDIPAEFRCGKWKSTRLQP; encoded by the coding sequence ATGTCAGAGCCCATCGATATCGCGGCGATTTTTTCTCCCCATAACACCCTGCCCGATAGTCTGCCGGCAGACCCCTGGCCGCTTTTTCGTGCCTGGTTCGACGATGCCGTCGCCAACAAGGTCACACCGAATCCAAACGCCTTTACGCTCGCGTGCCTCGACGAAGGCGGGGCGCTCACCGCCCGCATCGTGCTCTGCAAGAAAATCCTCGATCAGGGCGCGATCGTTTTTCATACGAATTACAACAGCCGCAAGGGCCGGGGCTTGACCAAGCACCCGCGGGCCGCGGCGGTCTTTCACTGGGACGCGCTGGAAAAACAGGTCCGCATCGAAGGACCGGTGGTGAAGAGTCCTGCGGAAGAGAGCGACGCGTATTTCAAGACCCGCGGCTGGGAAAACCGTCTCGGTGCATGGGCGAGCGATCAAAGCCAGCCGATCGCCTCGCGCGAAGAACTCTTGTTTCAGATCGCTGGTGTCATGGAAAAGCTTGGGATTTCCATCAAAGACATCATGGACAAGGGCGATGCAGTCGAGATCCCACGCCCTCCTCACTGGGGCGGATGGCGGCTCTGGGCGGAACGCGTCGAATTGTGGCTAGGCGGACCCGGAAGAGTGCATGATCGTGCGGAATGGACTCGCACGATCGAGCCCTCGGACATTCCCGCGGAATTCCGCTGCGGCAAGTGGAAATCAACTCGCTTGCAACCCTGA
- a CDS encoding glycosyltransferase family 2 protein: MRTLVAIPVYNESRHIRAVLDRVLEHAGNVLVVDDGSTDDSASLLASLPVDVIRHCVNRGYGRSLIDAFRFAASERYDWVITMDSDEQHEPERLPEFFDAIERNDADIVSGSRYLRESTPEALAMAPGDRRRINRLMTEEINKLLSRRLGMTLTDSFCGFKAHRVSAMSRLELSEDGYAFPMQLWARAAAHGLRVRELPVDLIYNDPNRTFGETLNDPEVRLRHYREVLHREIALGGDRIRHHRAEITPAPCRHAGLVESADRRACTPNRADSRDRS, encoded by the coding sequence TTGCGGACACTGGTCGCGATTCCGGTCTACAACGAATCCAGGCATATACGGGCCGTGCTTGATCGCGTGCTCGAGCACGCGGGGAACGTTCTCGTCGTCGATGACGGCTCAACCGACGACTCGGCGTCGCTGCTGGCGTCGCTGCCGGTGGACGTTATCCGGCACTGTGTGAACCGCGGGTACGGTCGTTCGCTCATCGATGCGTTTCGGTTTGCGGCCTCCGAGCGGTACGACTGGGTCATCACCATGGACTCAGACGAGCAGCACGAGCCCGAGCGATTGCCCGAGTTCTTCGACGCGATCGAACGGAACGACGCGGACATCGTGAGCGGCAGCCGATATCTGCGGGAATCAACTCCCGAAGCGCTGGCGATGGCGCCCGGCGATCGCCGACGCATCAACCGTCTGATGACCGAAGAAATCAACAAGCTTCTTTCGCGGCGTCTCGGAATGACCTTGACCGATTCGTTCTGCGGCTTCAAGGCCCACCGGGTTTCGGCGATGTCGCGACTCGAGCTGTCCGAAGACGGCTATGCATTCCCGATGCAGCTTTGGGCGCGAGCCGCGGCACACGGTCTGCGGGTGCGCGAATTGCCCGTGGATCTCATTTACAACGATCCGAATCGGACCTTTGGCGAAACGCTGAATGATCCGGAGGTGCGGCTGAGACACTATCGCGAGGTGCTGCACAGAGAGATCGCGCTCGGCGGCGACCGGATCCGGCATCACCGTGCGGAGATCACGCCCGCTCCGTGCCGCCACGCGGGGCTTGTCGAATCCGCGGATCGACGTGCGTGCACGCCGAATCGGGCGGACAGTCGCGACCGTTCTTGA
- a CDS encoding response regulator transcription factor: protein MSDRPHILIVEDERDLSDLLVYNLKRAGYSTATAAAGRSALDAVSKHAPDLILLDVMIPELPGTEVAARLRAEPASASIPIIMLTAKGEETDQVVGLKLGADDYVTKPFSMKVLLARIEALLRRSGRLSGERGIMRLGPIEINTDTHQAALHDLPIKLTLTEFRILASLVQASGRVLSRNALMTRAMGPGVTVTERTIDVHVTSIRKKLGDSAHIVKTVRGVGYRCSLAVEDDAPSDLDAAAS, encoded by the coding sequence ATGTCCGATCGACCACACATTCTGATCGTTGAAGACGAACGCGATCTCAGCGATTTGCTGGTGTACAACCTCAAGCGGGCCGGTTATTCGACCGCGACCGCGGCAGCGGGAAGGTCGGCGCTCGATGCCGTCAGCAAGCACGCACCGGATCTCATCCTCTTAGATGTCATGATTCCGGAATTGCCCGGGACCGAAGTCGCAGCGCGCCTTCGCGCCGAGCCAGCTTCGGCCTCCATCCCCATCATCATGCTCACCGCAAAGGGGGAAGAAACCGACCAGGTCGTCGGCCTCAAGCTCGGCGCCGACGACTACGTCACCAAGCCTTTCTCAATGAAAGTACTCCTCGCCCGAATCGAGGCGTTGCTCCGGCGCAGCGGCAGACTCTCGGGCGAACGCGGGATCATGAGGCTCGGTCCCATCGAGATCAACACCGATACACACCAAGCCGCCCTGCACGATCTCCCGATCAAACTCACGCTCACGGAATTCCGGATTCTGGCCTCGTTGGTCCAGGCGAGTGGACGCGTCCTCTCGCGCAACGCGCTCATGACACGCGCGATGGGGCCGGGAGTGACCGTCACTGAACGCACGATCGACGTGCACGTGACCAGCATCCGAAAGAAACTCGGTGATTCCGCGCACATCGTCAAGACCGTGCGGGGAGTCGGGTATCGCTGCTCTCTCGCGGTCGAAGATGATGCGCCATCCGATCTGGATGCCGCGGCTTCCTGA
- a CDS encoding PAS domain-containing protein has protein sequence MPPRRPSPGSLRDVAILCAGAAATGITAYSGFSSTLSLTLGIATVAWTTRAILARRSETDWAGPPATLPVRRGRGISPPSGANPPRDSAAQAGADLHAAANASDDLLLLVSADATVLSANTAASEFFGTGGVGLIGRSIEDLLPQTEIIELFESARTEQRRETEIAITGRDARRVFRVIGAPLAQEPRDRPRSILLSFRDITEFQSALRLGGEFVASVSHELRTPLASIKAALETLEQSVHDDPEMTDKLLAMIDTNVNRLEALTADVLRLSQLESSGQAPEFAEVEVRPAVDSIGVLLDPLLNERRLSLELDLAPELACIRTDPRLFELILKNLLENAGKFAFESTRIRIVARTGDTPDSTEWRIIDRGVGIPIHHQARVFDRFYQVDAARTGTSKRRGTGLGLAIVQNAVRALGGSIRVESVWQQGTTMIVELPNSRVLSSPSPPNSKEAVSS, from the coding sequence ATGCCACCGCGCCGCCCAAGCCCGGGCTCACTTCGAGATGTCGCCATCCTGTGCGCGGGCGCCGCGGCAACCGGCATCACGGCGTACTCCGGTTTTTCGAGTACCCTCTCGCTCACACTCGGAATCGCGACGGTCGCCTGGACGACCCGGGCGATTCTGGCACGAAGATCTGAAACGGATTGGGCCGGCCCGCCTGCGACGCTTCCTGTGCGGCGCGGCCGAGGAATCAGTCCGCCATCCGGCGCGAACCCGCCGCGCGACTCCGCCGCCCAAGCGGGCGCCGACCTGCACGCTGCCGCAAACGCCAGTGACGATCTGCTGCTGCTCGTTTCCGCAGATGCAACGGTGCTTTCCGCGAATACCGCCGCGAGCGAATTCTTCGGCACGGGAGGAGTCGGCCTCATCGGGCGCTCGATCGAAGACTTGCTCCCGCAGACCGAGATCATCGAACTCTTCGAGTCGGCCCGCACCGAGCAGCGTCGCGAGACAGAAATTGCCATAACCGGTCGTGATGCCCGGCGCGTGTTTCGCGTAATTGGGGCGCCGCTGGCTCAGGAGCCGCGGGACCGGCCCCGATCGATTCTGCTTTCGTTCCGGGATATCACAGAATTCCAATCGGCGCTCCGGCTCGGCGGGGAATTTGTCGCGAGCGTGAGCCACGAACTCCGCACGCCTCTGGCATCGATCAAAGCAGCGCTCGAGACACTGGAGCAGTCGGTCCACGACGATCCGGAAATGACGGACAAGCTCCTCGCGATGATCGACACCAACGTCAACCGATTGGAAGCACTGACGGCGGATGTGCTGCGTCTCTCGCAGCTCGAGTCTTCGGGACAAGCGCCAGAGTTTGCGGAAGTCGAAGTGCGGCCGGCCGTGGATTCGATCGGCGTACTTCTCGACCCGCTGCTGAACGAGCGCCGCCTCAGTCTGGAACTCGACCTCGCTCCGGAGCTCGCCTGCATCCGCACCGACCCGCGGCTGTTCGAGCTGATTCTCAAGAATCTGCTCGAGAACGCCGGCAAGTTTGCGTTTGAGAGCACCAGGATCCGAATTGTTGCGCGCACGGGAGATACGCCCGATTCAACCGAATGGCGCATCATCGACCGCGGAGTCGGCATTCCAATTCATCATCAGGCACGAGTCTTCGATCGTTTCTATCAAGTCGATGCCGCGCGAACGGGCACGTCCAAGCGTCGAGGAACCGGGCTGGGTCTGGCGATCGTGCAGAACGCCGTGCGTGCGCTCGGCGGCTCCATCCGCGTCGAATCGGTCTGGCAGCAGGGCACCACCATGATCGTTGAATTGCCGAACAGCCGGGTGCTTAGTTCCCCCAGCCCCCCCAACTCGAAGGAAGCGGTTTCGTCGTGA
- a CDS encoding tRNA-dihydrouridine synthase family protein has protein sequence MSTHAARVSDELACEGAEESLASCDVGGNATAPSPAIAPGIESIDARGAAAEIASAHGGTGIDPRIPELVPGFDAPFFQAGLAGYSDAAMRIIARRHGCPFCVTEALLDRTLLAGGRGFAKADLGEIADNVPGGDEDHPLAGQIMGSDPREMAAAALKMIEQGARNDRAYRELAYVDGKFPEPGEHLRLPGGFQGVKVPRYQGAEGETKCQVRGGSSLDTSPPRNLDTSFQVIDVNLACPVKKIKSKARGGHWLAEPQGAIRILEAVREAVPKEIPCAVKLRRAFDDTPEMAENFERIFSAAYEMGYAWATVHARTVEQRYVGPSRWTFFRELRAKHPEKIFFGSGDVWRAEDIFLMMKYGGVSGVSVARGCIGNPWIFAQARALMRGEPARPPTIAEQRAVLDEHFRLLVAVNGAMRPGSPTVSPDGTPTWSEKHAARLMRKFGVRFSAHHPDRERVKQKVVRVTNLNDWRRVLSEHYGEPGAV, from the coding sequence ATGAGCACGCACGCGGCAAGGGTTTCGGACGAACTCGCGTGCGAAGGTGCGGAGGAATCGCTCGCATCGTGCGACGTGGGAGGCAACGCGACGGCTCCCTCGCCGGCGATCGCGCCGGGGATCGAATCGATCGATGCGCGCGGCGCGGCGGCCGAAATCGCGAGCGCGCACGGCGGGACAGGAATCGACCCGCGCATCCCGGAGCTCGTGCCAGGGTTTGATGCGCCCTTTTTTCAGGCGGGGCTTGCGGGGTACAGCGATGCCGCGATGCGGATCATCGCGAGGCGGCACGGCTGCCCGTTCTGCGTGACCGAGGCGCTGCTCGATCGGACGTTGCTCGCGGGCGGGCGAGGATTTGCGAAGGCGGACCTGGGCGAGATCGCCGACAACGTGCCCGGCGGGGATGAGGATCATCCGCTGGCGGGGCAGATCATGGGGAGCGACCCGCGCGAGATGGCCGCGGCGGCGCTGAAGATGATCGAACAGGGCGCGCGGAACGATCGCGCGTACCGGGAGCTTGCGTACGTCGATGGAAAATTTCCGGAGCCGGGCGAGCATCTGCGGTTGCCGGGCGGATTCCAAGGTGTCAAGGTGCCGAGGTATCAAGGCGCCGAGGGTGAAACCAAATGCCAAGTTCGCGGCGGTTCTTCTCTTGACACCTCGCCTCCTCGAAACCTCGACACCTCTTTCCAGGTGATCGATGTCAATCTCGCGTGTCCGGTGAAGAAGATCAAGAGCAAGGCGCGGGGCGGACACTGGCTGGCCGAGCCGCAGGGCGCGATCCGGATTCTCGAGGCGGTGCGCGAGGCGGTTCCGAAGGAGATTCCGTGCGCCGTGAAACTCCGGCGCGCGTTCGACGACACGCCTGAGATGGCGGAGAACTTCGAGCGGATTTTCAGTGCGGCGTACGAGATGGGGTATGCGTGGGCGACGGTTCACGCGCGCACGGTTGAACAGAGATACGTCGGCCCGAGTCGGTGGACGTTCTTCCGCGAGCTGCGGGCAAAGCACCCGGAGAAGATTTTTTTCGGCTCCGGCGATGTGTGGCGCGCCGAAGATATTTTTCTGATGATGAAGTACGGGGGCGTGAGCGGCGTGAGCGTCGCGCGCGGGTGCATCGGCAACCCGTGGATCTTCGCGCAGGCGCGGGCGCTCATGCGAGGTGAACCGGCGCGCCCGCCGACGATCGCGGAGCAGCGCGCGGTGCTCGACGAACACTTCCGTCTGCTGGTCGCGGTGAACGGCGCGATGAGGCCGGGATCACCGACCGTTTCGCCGGACGGGACGCCGACGTGGAGCGAGAAGCATGCAGCGCGGCTGATGAGAAAGTTCGGGGTGCGGTTCAGTGCGCATCATCCCGATCGTGAGCGCGTGAAACAGAAAGTTGTGCGTGTCACCAATCTCAATGATTGGCGGCGCGTACTCTCCGAACATTACGGCGAACCGGGCGCCGTCTGA
- a CDS encoding 23S rRNA (adenine(2503)-C(2))-methyltransferase RlmN, with protein sequence MSDTSEKSRPCPLGHAAESFVLRAKEHGTARPGALEQYRSFFWRGEAAGGEVARIASVVIDEGAEGRIFKFTQEVPASESKLAGQVEMLRTESVLIPMIGKRRVRTYTLCVSSQVGCAMGCTFCETAQMGLIRSLSVAEIVQQWYAATHLLKHADIPEPVVTPQGLEGPVRNIVFMGMGEPMDNLDNVLGAIDVLRDHRGPSIPISKITISTVGRVDGIARLADHIRKDGWHRLNLAISLNAASDDIRSEIMPINRRWNLSELQKALIGFPVYGGGKLCVEYVLIPGVNDSDDDATRIAKFLAPINSDYRARKNASTPRTLLNLIPYNPRRVSPWPAPTEENVDRFLARLIELGVYAKRRRTKGRDLMGACGQLGSEHIRQRKLVDLSVSR encoded by the coding sequence GTGTCTGATACTTCCGAGAAATCAAGGCCCTGTCCGCTCGGCCACGCCGCCGAGTCGTTCGTGTTGCGTGCAAAGGAACACGGCACGGCGCGTCCGGGCGCACTGGAGCAGTATCGATCGTTCTTCTGGCGGGGCGAGGCGGCCGGTGGCGAGGTTGCGCGGATCGCGAGCGTCGTGATCGACGAAGGGGCGGAAGGCAGAATCTTCAAGTTCACGCAGGAAGTGCCCGCTTCGGAGTCGAAGCTCGCGGGGCAAGTCGAGATGTTGCGGACGGAGAGCGTGCTCATTCCGATGATCGGCAAGCGGCGTGTGCGCACCTACACGCTTTGTGTTTCTTCTCAGGTCGGGTGCGCGATGGGTTGCACATTCTGTGAGACGGCACAGATGGGGCTTATCCGGTCGCTTTCGGTCGCGGAGATCGTGCAGCAGTGGTACGCCGCGACGCATTTGTTGAAGCACGCGGACATCCCCGAACCGGTCGTCACTCCTCAGGGTCTGGAAGGACCGGTGCGCAACATCGTGTTCATGGGCATGGGAGAGCCCATGGACAATCTCGACAACGTGCTGGGAGCGATCGACGTGCTGCGCGATCATCGTGGGCCGTCGATTCCGATTTCCAAGATCACGATCTCGACAGTCGGTCGCGTCGACGGCATCGCGCGCCTGGCCGATCACATTCGCAAGGACGGCTGGCACCGGCTAAACCTCGCGATATCGCTCAACGCCGCGTCGGACGACATTCGCTCGGAAATCATGCCGATCAACCGGCGCTGGAATCTTTCGGAACTTCAGAAAGCGCTGATCGGCTTCCCGGTCTATGGCGGCGGCAAGCTGTGCGTTGAATACGTGCTGATCCCCGGGGTGAACGACAGCGACGACGATGCGACGCGGATCGCCAAGTTTCTGGCGCCGATTAACAGCGACTATCGCGCGCGGAAGAACGCGAGCACGCCGCGCACGCTGCTCAATCTCATTCCGTACAACCCGCGCCGCGTTTCTCCGTGGCCGGCTCCGACGGAAGAGAACGTTGATCGGTTCCTCGCGCGATTGATCGAACTCGGTGTGTACGCCAAGCGCCGGCGCACCAAGGGGCGCGACCTGATGGGCGCTTGCGGTCAACTGGGGAGCGAGCACATCCGCCAGCGAAAACTCGTGGACCTTTCGGTGTCGCGCTAA
- a CDS encoding DUF481 domain-containing protein produces the protein MRKVIFFLVFVGTLMAGVPRVAAQDKPASPPPAEQQAPASPATEPKAEAQQISTQQAEDAAVADTGEGAAAAPKSKKNFLGLPEGWSGAVELGLSGSDGNTENFNMRAAFDLARKIGLASTELNLTYRHSAEGGDVTANRFVAGINHDQRFSETSRWRWFATALYEYDDFQDWRHRLTLGTGLGYAFIEDEKTRLIGRVGAGASKRWGGADESWTPEGVLGIDLEHKLSERTSVYAHVTYLPDMSELSQYRINSSAGLKILVDPELGLNLHAGFEDRYDSNPGPGSRRNDIDYFVMLGWKF, from the coding sequence ATGAGAAAGGTGATCTTTTTCCTTGTTTTCGTCGGCACCCTGATGGCGGGCGTGCCCCGAGTCGCTGCCCAGGACAAGCCGGCGTCACCTCCTCCCGCGGAGCAGCAGGCGCCCGCATCGCCGGCGACGGAGCCGAAGGCCGAAGCGCAGCAGATTTCGACGCAGCAGGCGGAAGATGCCGCGGTCGCAGATACGGGCGAGGGAGCGGCGGCTGCGCCGAAATCGAAGAAGAATTTTCTGGGTCTGCCCGAGGGCTGGAGCGGCGCGGTTGAGCTCGGACTAAGCGGCTCGGACGGCAACACCGAGAACTTCAACATGCGTGCCGCGTTCGATCTTGCGCGCAAGATCGGGCTGGCATCGACCGAGCTCAACCTGACGTATCGACATTCTGCCGAAGGCGGCGACGTGACGGCGAACCGCTTTGTCGCGGGGATCAATCATGATCAGCGATTCTCCGAGACCTCGCGGTGGCGGTGGTTCGCGACGGCGCTCTATGAGTACGACGATTTTCAGGATTGGCGTCACCGGCTGACTTTGGGTACCGGTCTCGGATACGCGTTCATCGAGGACGAGAAGACAAGGCTGATCGGTCGAGTCGGTGCGGGCGCGAGCAAGCGGTGGGGCGGCGCCGACGAGAGCTGGACTCCGGAAGGAGTCCTGGGGATTGATCTCGAGCACAAGCTCTCGGAGCGCACGTCGGTGTATGCGCACGTGACGTATCTGCCGGACATGTCGGAGCTCAGCCAGTACCGCATCAACTCGAGCGCGGGCCTGAAGATCCTCGTTGATCCGGAATTGGGGTTGAACCTGCACGCGGGGTTCGAAGATCGGTACGACTCGAACCCCGGTCCGGGCAGCCGGCGCAACGACATCGACTACTTTGTGATGCTCGGCTGGAAGTTTTGA